A stretch of the Prochlorococcus marinus str. MIT 0918 genome encodes the following:
- a CDS encoding acyl-CoA desaturase — protein sequence MVSSVVEATAPLRRPVSSEKALAASEKLQVKTKKELRYPQKFRRRWGTVGFMFAIHALTIFALLPRFWSIPNIITLLTLYWVTACLGVTLGYHRLLSHRALKVPKWLERFFATCGALSCQHGPIDWVGLHRHHHTFSDTDADHHNSNKGFWWSHMGWMFEPIPALKTVPNFSGDLIKDPYYRFLNKNFLLLQIPLGAFLYWIGSHTNSGGWSMVLWGIPFRLVLVYHVTWLVNSATHCWGSVAFDSGDGSKNNAWVAALTFGEGWHNNHHAYPNSAKQGLFKGQIDLTWQHIRLLNALGLAKKIRLPMKP from the coding sequence GTGGTGTCAAGTGTGGTAGAGGCAACGGCTCCTTTGAGAAGACCAGTATCATCGGAGAAAGCACTTGCTGCGTCTGAGAAGCTTCAAGTGAAAACCAAGAAAGAATTGAGATACCCCCAAAAATTTAGGCGGCGTTGGGGAACAGTTGGTTTCATGTTTGCTATACATGCTTTAACAATATTTGCCTTACTTCCAAGATTTTGGAGTATTCCTAATATTATTACTTTATTAACTCTATATTGGGTTACAGCATGTCTTGGCGTCACTCTTGGATACCACAGACTTCTTTCTCATCGTGCACTGAAAGTACCAAAATGGCTTGAACGTTTTTTTGCTACTTGTGGTGCTTTAAGTTGTCAACATGGTCCTATTGATTGGGTAGGTTTACATCGCCACCATCACACTTTTTCTGATACTGATGCTGATCACCACAATAGTAATAAAGGTTTTTGGTGGAGTCATATGGGATGGATGTTTGAACCAATACCAGCACTCAAAACAGTTCCAAATTTTAGTGGAGATCTAATTAAAGATCCTTATTATAGATTTCTGAACAAAAATTTCTTACTTCTGCAAATTCCACTCGGTGCATTCCTGTATTGGATAGGTAGTCATACGAATTCGGGAGGATGGTCCATGGTTCTTTGGGGTATACCTTTTCGTTTAGTTTTGGTATATCACGTTACATGGCTAGTTAATTCTGCTACTCATTGCTGGGGATCAGTTGCTTTTGATAGTGGAGATGGATCCAAAAACAATGCATGGGTAGCTGCTCTAACCTTTGGAGAAGGTTGGCATAATAATCATCACGCATATCCAAACTCTGCGAAGCAAGGACTTTTTAAAGGGCAAATAGATCTTACTTGGCAACATATTCGCCTTTTAAATGCTTTAGGTCTTGCAAAAAAAATACGTTTGCCCATGAAGCCTTAA
- the rplI gene encoding 50S ribosomal protein L9: MAKRVKVVLKEDVLSLGKDGDVVEVAPGYARNFLLTHGKALAVTPAVLKQVEHRLAKKAEHEAAEKQAAIDFETALKTIGRFTIKKQTGEDGVLFGTVTNGDVAEAIEVATKKEIDRRTILVPDIHETGQYKVQVKLHSEVTAEINLEVTGN, from the coding sequence ATGGCGAAAAGAGTAAAAGTTGTTCTAAAAGAAGATGTTCTTAGTCTTGGAAAAGATGGGGATGTCGTTGAAGTCGCTCCAGGCTATGCACGCAATTTTCTTTTGACTCATGGAAAGGCTTTAGCTGTTACTCCTGCAGTCTTAAAACAAGTTGAACATCGCTTAGCCAAAAAAGCTGAGCATGAAGCAGCTGAAAAACAAGCCGCAATTGACTTTGAAACAGCTCTGAAAACCATTGGAAGGTTTACTATTAAAAAACAAACTGGTGAAGATGGTGTCTTATTTGGAACAGTGACTAATGGAGATGTTGCAGAAGCGATAGAAGTCGCAACCAAAAAAGAAATAGATCGTCGAACAATTCTTGTTCCAGATATTCATGAAACAGGGCAATATAAAGTACAAGTCAAGCTTCATAGTGAAGTCACTGCTGAAATCAACCTTGAAGTCACTGGTAACTAA